Proteins co-encoded in one Betaproteobacteria bacterium genomic window:
- a CDS encoding TRAP transporter large permease: MLALLFIAFLLALLIGFDVGFSMIFSAWLGILAKPDDVIDMAMMPLSMMASVDSYALVQVPLFILAGELMNSGGLTMRLIDWAMALVGRLRGSLGHVSIITNFVMAGVSGSAVADAVATGKPLIPAMRKEGYGEGFAGAVIVAGALLGPILPPSIPMVVYAQISNQSVVKLFMAGVVPAVLLAAGFLVICSIVARFRKYPSREAAGFKTKLQATGRASWALMMPVIIIGGIRFGLLTVTESAALAVLYALFVCFFVYRGITLRQLPKLIFSAGRSTAVILFLLAAAGPFSWLVAESQINQTVIDTIQSISTNPIIVLLMINAFLLVIGCIVEPLPAMIIFLPLLIPLGAQVGIDPIQFGAVVVLNLMIGLMHPPIGLLLFVVSSVGKIRLGPVMWEVLPFLAWAIVVLGLTIVFPPLTIWLPAQIK, from the coding sequence TTGCTGGCTCTGTTGTTCATCGCTTTCCTGCTGGCGTTGTTGATCGGCTTCGACGTCGGCTTCTCGATGATCTTTTCGGCATGGCTCGGCATTCTGGCCAAACCCGACGACGTCATCGACATGGCGATGATGCCGCTATCCATGATGGCGAGCGTAGATAGCTACGCGTTGGTGCAGGTGCCGCTGTTCATTCTCGCGGGCGAACTGATGAACAGCGGCGGTTTGACGATGCGGCTGATCGATTGGGCGATGGCGTTGGTCGGCCGGCTCAGGGGCAGCCTCGGGCACGTATCCATCATCACCAACTTTGTCATGGCAGGCGTGTCGGGATCGGCGGTCGCCGATGCGGTCGCCACGGGGAAGCCGCTGATTCCGGCGATGCGCAAGGAAGGTTACGGCGAAGGATTTGCCGGGGCGGTCATTGTTGCAGGCGCGCTGCTCGGGCCGATTCTGCCGCCATCGATTCCGATGGTTGTCTATGCGCAGATATCCAACCAATCCGTGGTGAAGCTGTTCATGGCGGGTGTGGTACCGGCCGTCCTGCTGGCCGCCGGCTTCCTGGTGATCTGCAGCATCGTCGCCAGATTCCGCAAATATCCGAGCCGCGAAGCGGCCGGCTTCAAGACAAAACTTCAGGCGACCGGCCGTGCATCGTGGGCGCTGATGATGCCGGTCATCATCATCGGAGGCATCCGCTTCGGACTGCTTACCGTGACCGAATCGGCGGCGCTCGCAGTGTTGTACGCGCTATTCGTGTGTTTTTTCGTCTATCGCGGGATTACCCTCAGGCAGCTTCCCAAGCTCATTTTCAGTGCGGGACGTTCCACCGCCGTCATCTTGTTCCTGCTTGCAGCCGCCGGGCCGTTCAGCTGGCTGGTGGCGGAAAGCCAGATCAACCAGACGGTCATCGACACTATCCAGAGTATTTCCACCAATCCGATCATCGTTTTGCTGATGATCAACGCGTTTCTGCTGGTAATCGGCTGTATCGTCGAACCGTTGCCCGCCATGATCATCTTCTTGCCGCTGCTGATTCCGCTCGGCGCGCAGGTGGGCATCGATCCGATTCAGTTCGGCGCGGTCGTGGTGCTGAACCTGATGATCGGCCTGATGCATCCGCCAATCGGGTTGTTGCTGTTCGTCGTCTCCAGCGTGGGCAAAATCCGCCTTGGGCCGGTCATGTGGGAAGTATTGCCCTTCCTCGCCTGGGCGATCGTCGTGCTCGGGCTGACCATCGTTTTCCCGCCGCTGACCATCTGGCTGCCGGCCCAGATCAAATAG
- a CDS encoding TRAP transporter substrate-binding protein, producing the protein MKLCISAVLALLLTATGSVNQAADLTLRFGTPFVTNSNLHKAMEKFAEVVDKESGGKIRVQVYADSQIGDIQQLIAGMQLGTVDMAYLGVGNSGQLKDCGALNVAYLPYLFKNKEKAAQVLNGPIMQEFYDNCAKSSGIRIFAVAGARSPRAIVTTKGPIRKPEDLKGLRLRIPPIPIFRETFESLGVKVVPLGLNEVYMALSRGQVDGQDNGFDLTVTFRFHEVSKYWSATDHVYDVAAWYISDRRWKSMTKEQQELFKRAAQAGGKVATDLGEQFDRQGMEELKKQGVNYVVPDKAAFEAAWKDVYKSYEGKFWPNGLVERLKAAQQ; encoded by the coding sequence ATGAAGCTCTGTATTTCTGCTGTGCTGGCTCTGCTGCTCACCGCGACAGGTTCCGTCAATCAGGCGGCGGACCTGACGTTGCGTTTCGGCACGCCGTTCGTCACCAACAGCAACCTGCACAAGGCGATGGAGAAGTTCGCCGAGGTCGTCGACAAGGAAAGCGGCGGCAAGATTCGCGTGCAGGTCTATGCCGACAGTCAGATCGGCGACATCCAGCAGCTCATCGCCGGCATGCAGCTCGGCACCGTGGACATGGCTTATCTGGGAGTCGGCAACTCCGGCCAACTCAAGGACTGCGGTGCGCTCAACGTTGCCTATCTGCCCTACCTGTTCAAGAACAAGGAAAAAGCCGCCCAGGTTCTCAACGGCCCGATCATGCAGGAGTTCTACGACAACTGCGCCAAGTCTTCTGGCATACGAATTTTTGCGGTGGCAGGCGCGCGCTCGCCGCGCGCGATCGTCACGACCAAGGGACCCATCCGAAAGCCCGAGGACCTGAAGGGTTTGCGGCTGCGCATTCCGCCGATTCCGATTTTCCGCGAGACATTCGAGTCCCTCGGCGTGAAAGTGGTGCCGCTTGGTCTGAATGAGGTTTACATGGCGTTGTCACGCGGCCAGGTCGACGGCCAGGACAACGGTTTCGACCTGACCGTCACATTCCGCTTCCATGAGGTTTCCAAGTATTGGTCTGCCACCGACCACGTCTACGATGTAGCGGCGTGGTACATCTCCGATCGGCGCTGGAAATCCATGACCAAGGAGCAGCAGGAACTCTTCAAGCGCGCCGCGCAGGCCGGCGGCAAAGTCGCGACCGATCTCGGCGAGCAGTTCGATCGCCAGGGCATGGAGGAGTTGAAGAAACAAGGCGTGAATTACGTCGTTCCCGACAAAGCGGCTTTCGAAGCTGCGTGGAAAGATGTCTACAAGAGCTATGAGGGCAAGTTTTGGCCCAATGGCCTGGTCGAGCGCCTGAAGGCCGCGCAGCAGTAG
- the prfA gene encoding peptide chain release factor 1 — MKPSIASKLAQLSARLEELNALLSSEDVTKNLENYRKLTREHAEITPVVALYHAYGKSERDIAAARDLANDPEMRELAEAEVKEGRQQLLDLESELQKQLLPKDPSDERNIFLEIRAGTGGDESALFAGDLFRMYFRYAERLGWKVELISASESELGGYKEVIAKIIGFGAYSKLKFESGGHRVQRVPATETQGRIHTSACTVAVMPEADAIEDVVLNPAELRIDTFRASGAGGQHINKTDSAVRVTHLPTGIVVECQDDRSQHKNKAQALSVLAARIKDKQVRERQAKQAATRKSLIGSGDRSERIRTYNFPQGRVTDHRINLTLYKIDQIMDGALDDLIDALLSEHQTELLAAMAEETFAAQA; from the coding sequence ATGAAACCTTCCATCGCCTCCAAGCTGGCGCAACTGTCGGCCAGATTGGAGGAACTCAACGCCTTGCTGTCCAGCGAGGACGTCACCAAGAACCTGGAGAATTATCGCAAGCTGACCCGCGAGCACGCCGAGATCACGCCGGTGGTCGCGCTCTATCACGCCTACGGGAAGAGCGAGCGCGACATCGCGGCGGCCCGGGATCTGGCGAACGATCCGGAAATGCGCGAACTCGCCGAAGCCGAAGTGAAGGAGGGCAGGCAGCAGTTGCTCGATCTCGAGTCCGAGCTTCAAAAGCAACTCTTGCCGAAGGACCCCAGCGACGAGCGCAATATCTTTCTGGAAATCCGAGCGGGCACCGGCGGCGACGAATCGGCCTTGTTCGCCGGCGATCTGTTCCGCATGTATTTCCGTTATGCCGAACGCCTCGGCTGGAAGGTAGAGCTGATTTCGGCAAGCGAGAGCGAACTGGGCGGCTACAAGGAAGTGATTGCCAAAATCATCGGTTTCGGCGCCTACTCGAAGCTGAAGTTCGAATCGGGCGGACATCGCGTGCAGCGCGTGCCGGCAACCGAAACGCAGGGCCGCATTCATACCAGCGCCTGCACGGTCGCCGTGATGCCGGAAGCCGATGCGATCGAAGACGTCGTGCTCAATCCGGCGGAGTTGCGCATCGACACATTCCGCGCCTCCGGCGCCGGCGGCCAGCACATCAACAAGACCGATTCCGCGGTGCGCGTGACCCATTTGCCTACTGGTATCGTTGTCGAATGCCAGGACGATCGCTCCCAGCACAAGAACAAAGCGCAGGCGTTGTCGGTACTGGCCGCGCGGATCAAGGACAAGCAGGTGCGCGAGCGGCAGGCGAAACAGGCGGCGACGCGCAAATCGCTGATCGGCAGCGGCGATCGCTCGGAGCGCATTCGCACTTATAATTTTCCCCAAGGCAGGGTGACGGATCATCGCATCAACCTGACGCTCTACAAGATCGATCAGATCATGGATGGGGCGCTTGACGACCTGATCGACGCATTGCTCTCCGAACATCAGACCGAGCTGCTCGCTGCGATGGCCGAAGAGACGTTCGCCGCGCAGGCGTGA
- a CDS encoding TRAP transporter small permease subunit, giving the protein MLEILKRGLRLLDIVIEWAVIALMVSLVVIVSLQFVDRHFIDTGIAAPDQYARIALVWLTFVGFAIAVRAMVNIRVDLIDSHLPPKIRQVLELAFDALLIVLLVVLVPGSWRLMVIGKDQELLGTVFSAAVPAAGVFIACLVMLLYVGVRLVAGVMGRKPPGYEEK; this is encoded by the coding sequence ATGCTGGAGATTCTCAAACGCGGATTACGCCTGCTCGATATCGTGATCGAATGGGCGGTAATCGCTTTGATGGTGTCGCTGGTCGTCATCGTTTCCCTGCAATTCGTCGATCGTCACTTCATCGATACCGGCATTGCGGCGCCTGACCAGTACGCCCGCATCGCGCTGGTCTGGCTGACCTTCGTCGGCTTCGCAATTGCGGTGCGTGCGATGGTCAATATCCGCGTCGACCTGATCGATTCCCACCTTCCGCCGAAGATCCGACAGGTTCTGGAACTGGCGTTCGATGCGCTGCTGATCGTGTTGCTCGTCGTCCTGGTGCCGGGGAGTTGGCGCCTGATGGTGATCGGCAAGGATCAGGAGTTACTGGGAACCGTGTTCAGCGCCGCAGTTCCCGCCGCCGGCGTGTTCATCGCGTGCCTGGTGATGCTGCTCTACGTCGGCGTCAGGCTCGTTGCCGGGGTCATGGGCCGCAAACCGCCCGGCTACGAGGAGAAATAG
- a CDS encoding glutamyl-tRNA reductase codes for MQLFAFGMNHHTAPLAVREQVTFHAENLEAALRDLVARESVREAAIISTCNRTEVYCSTHEPIRAIDWLARFHHLKAPVLEPFLYTLPRERAVTHAFRVASGLDSMVIGEPQILGQMKDAVKSAEHAGTLGTVLHKLFQSTFSVAKEVRTQTDIGASSVSMAAAAIKVAERIYPSIAGQKVLFVGAGEMIELCSTHFAAKQPREMTFANRSIERSEQLASRFRSRVITLNDLPEQLPLHDIVVTCTASTLPILGKGMIERALKARRHRPILMIDLAVPRDVEAEVAELDDVFLYSVDDLGKIVQEGLDTRHAAVAQAEAIINANVHAFMHWLENRELVPTIRALRDQAERMRRHELERAARMLAKGDDPEKVLEQLSHSLTNKFLHAPTHALNSAEARDRDVLVAALTRLYEINPPE; via the coding sequence ATGCAGCTCTTCGCTTTCGGCATGAATCACCATACGGCCCCGCTCGCGGTTCGCGAGCAGGTGACTTTTCACGCCGAAAATCTGGAAGCGGCGCTGCGCGATCTCGTGGCACGCGAATCGGTACGCGAAGCCGCGATCATTTCCACCTGTAATCGCACCGAGGTTTATTGCAGCACGCACGAGCCGATTCGCGCGATCGACTGGCTCGCGCGTTTCCATCACCTCAAGGCCCCGGTCCTGGAGCCATTTCTTTACACGCTGCCGCGCGAACGCGCAGTGACCCACGCCTTCCGCGTGGCGAGCGGGCTCGACTCGATGGTGATCGGAGAGCCGCAGATCCTCGGCCAGATGAAGGACGCGGTGAAATCCGCCGAGCACGCCGGCACGCTCGGCACCGTGCTGCACAAGCTGTTTCAGTCCACGTTTTCGGTGGCGAAGGAAGTACGTACCCAGACCGACATCGGCGCCAGTTCGGTCTCGATGGCGGCGGCGGCGATCAAGGTTGCCGAGCGGATTTACCCGAGCATCGCCGGACAGAAGGTCTTGTTCGTCGGCGCGGGCGAAATGATCGAACTGTGTTCGACCCACTTTGCCGCGAAGCAGCCGCGCGAAATGACTTTCGCGAATCGTTCGATCGAGCGCAGCGAACAACTTGCCAGCCGTTTCCGGAGTCGTGTAATCACGCTGAACGATTTGCCCGAGCAGTTGCCGCTGCACGACATCGTGGTCACCTGTACGGCAAGCACGCTTCCCATCCTCGGCAAGGGGATGATCGAACGCGCCCTCAAGGCGCGCCGCCATCGGCCGATTCTGATGATCGACCTCGCGGTGCCGCGCGACGTCGAGGCGGAAGTCGCCGAACTGGATGACGTGTTCCTCTACAGTGTGGACGATCTCGGCAAAATCGTGCAGGAAGGCCTCGACACCCGCCATGCCGCCGTCGCGCAGGCGGAGGCCATCATCAACGCCAACGTGCATGCTTTCATGCACTGGCTGGAGAACCGGGAACTCGTTCCGACCATCCGTGCGCTGCGCGATCAGGCCGAGCGCATGCGCCGTCACGAACTGGAGCGCGCTGCGCGCATGCTGGCGAAGGGCGACGATCCGGAGAAGGTGCTCGAACAGCTGTCGCATTCGCTGACCAACAAATTTCTGCACGCGCCCACGCACGCGCTGAACAGCGCGGAAGCCAGGGACCGCGACGTCCTGGTTGCAGCGCTGACTCGCCTCTACGAGATCAACCCGCCGGAATGA
- a CDS encoding TIGR04255 family protein produces MSAATGTSAASGISGAPSRRIYNRAPIVEAVIDIQVRYPDHLEFPVVTECADAFAAKFARREPLQFFTVGLKNEDGHIESMPSTQGQTGWKLFTAENDRILQIQRKSFTYSHLPPYTRWEIFKQEAMPLWAKFVELCKPEQITRVAVRYINRLMLPAGPIDLSHYLRVVPEVPDSVGPISGVFMQILIPQPSLGPNVHSTVSVASQASPDPRSQAFVLDIDVFQTGVELSSGDATIWTLLDGLRDKKNELFETCLTDKMRELIA; encoded by the coding sequence ATGAGCGCTGCCACAGGAACAAGCGCTGCCTCGGGAATCAGTGGGGCACCGTCTCGGCGAATTTATAACCGCGCTCCGATCGTAGAAGCGGTCATAGATATACAAGTGCGTTATCCAGATCATCTCGAATTCCCTGTTGTGACTGAGTGCGCAGATGCATTCGCTGCAAAGTTCGCGAGGCGAGAACCCCTACAGTTTTTCACCGTTGGACTGAAGAACGAAGATGGGCACATAGAATCAATGCCGTCTACGCAAGGACAAACTGGGTGGAAACTCTTTACAGCCGAAAATGACCGCATCTTGCAAATTCAACGCAAGAGTTTTACTTATAGCCACTTGCCACCATATACGCGTTGGGAAATTTTCAAGCAAGAGGCGATGCCACTTTGGGCGAAGTTCGTCGAGCTGTGCAAGCCAGAACAAATTACGCGCGTGGCAGTGCGATACATTAATCGCTTGATGTTGCCAGCAGGGCCGATCGATCTTAGCCACTATTTGCGAGTTGTCCCTGAAGTACCTGATTCCGTTGGACCAATTTCCGGTGTTTTCATGCAAATTCTGATCCCACAACCAAGTCTTGGTCCGAATGTACATTCTACGGTTTCCGTAGCATCGCAAGCGTCACCGGACCCACGTTCACAAGCGTTCGTGCTGGACATTGATGTTTTTCAGACAGGGGTTGAACTTTCGTCTGGCGATGCGACGATTTGGACTTTGTTAGATGGTCTGCGCGATAAAAAGAACGAACTGTTCGAAACTTGCTTAACCGACAAAATGAGGGAACTAATCGCATGA